Proteins encoded within one genomic window of Vidua macroura isolate BioBank_ID:100142 chromosome 2, ASM2450914v1, whole genome shotgun sequence:
- the COG3 gene encoding conserved oligomeric Golgi complex subunit 3 isoform X1, with product MQEPPPAEPPPAGRDVRDRLSLWDRRPQPTAPLSDRQTDSVLELKAAAENLPVPAELPIEDLCSLTSQSLPVLLTAAVPESTEDVLLKGFATLGMEDERIETAQQFFSWFAQVQTQMDQDEGAKYRQMRDYLSGFQEQCDAILNDVNSALQHLESLQKQYLFVSTKTGTLHEACEQLLKEQSELVDLAENIQQKLSYFNELENINTKLNSPTLSVNSEGFIPMLAKLDDCIAYISSHPNFKDYPVYLTKFKQCLSKAMHLIKTYTVNTLQNLTTQLMKRDPSAVPNSDNAFTLFYVKFRAAAPKVRTLIEQVEQRSEKMPEYQQVLNEIHQCYLDQRELLLGPSIASTVTELTSQNNRDHCALVRSGCAFMVHVCQDEHQLYNEFFTKPTPKLDELLEKLCLSLYDVLRPMIIHVIHLETLSELCGILKNEMLEDHVQNNAEQLGAFAAGVKQMLEDVQERLVYRTHIYIQTDITGYKPAPGDLAYPDKLEMMEQIAQSLKEEQKKLPSEVSFSDVRLEDPESCSLVKSGSAESLNPRHQSTISPADLHGMWYPTVRRTLVCLSKLYRCIDRAVFQGLSQEALSACIQSLLGAADSISKNKTQVDGQLFLIKHLLILREQIAPFHTDFTIKEISLDLKKTRDAAFKILNPKAVSRFFRLNSNNALIQFLLEGTPEIREHYIDSKKDVDRHLKSACEQFIQQQTKQFIDQLEEFMTKVAALKTMATQGGPNYSLSQQPWAQPAKINDLVSSTYKTIKTKLPSTLRSMSLYLSNKDTELILFKPVRNNIQQMFQKLHALLKEEFSNEDLQIIACPSMEQVNLLLSMSK from the exons ATGCAggagccgccgcccgccgaGCCGCCGCCCGCGGGCAGGGACGTGCGGGACCGCCTCAGTCTCTGGGACCGCCGCCCGCAGCCCACCGCGCCGCTCAGCGACCGCCAGACCGACTCGGTGCTGGAGCTGAAGGCGGCGGCCGAGAACCTGCCGGTGCCTGCCGAG CTGCCCATTGAGGACTTGTGCAGCCTGACGTCCCAGtcgctgcctgtgctgctgacagctgcGGTGCCAGAATCCACAGAGGATGTCCTTTTGAAAGGATTTGCAACACTAGGGATGGAGGATGAAAGAATTGAAACAGCACAACAG TTCTTCTCCTGGTTTGCTCAGGTGCAAACACAGATGGATCAAGATGAAGGTGCCAAGTATAG ACAGATGAGGGATTACTTGTCTGGCTTTCAGGAGCAGTGTGATGCTATCTTGAATGATGTGAATAGTGCCCTTCAGCACCTGGAGTCACTGCAAAAACAGTATCTTTTTGTGTCCACAAAGACAGGAACACTGCATGAGGCCTGTGaacagcttttgaaagagcag TCAGAACTTGTTGACCTGGCTGAAAACATCCAGCAGAAACTTTCTTACTTTAATGAGCTGGAAAATATCAACACT aaaCTGAATTCCCCTACGCtgtctgtgaacagtgaaggatTCATTCCCATGCTGGCTAAGCTTGATGATTGTATTGCATATATTTCATCACAT ccaaATTTTAAGGACTATCCTGTATATTTGACAAAGTTTAAACAATGCCTTTCTAAAGCTATGCACCTTATCAAGACATACACTGTGAATACACTACAGAACCTCACAACGCAGTTAATGAAAAGG GATCCTTCAGCTGTGCCAAATTCTGACAATGCCTTCACGCTGTTCTATGTGAaattcagagcagctgctcccaaagtCAGA aCTCTTATTGAACAAGTAGAGCAAAGATCTGAAAAAATGCCAGA GTATCAGCAAGTTCTCAATGAAATCCATCAATGTTACCTCGACCAGCGGGAGCTTTTGCTTGGTCCAAGTATCGCTAGCACTGTTACAGAATTAACCAGCCAGAATAACAGAGATCATTGTGCTCTG GTACGAAGTGGTTGTGCCTTTATGGTCCATGTATGCCAGGATGAACACCAGCTTTACAATGAGTTCTTCACAAAACCAACACCAAAACTGGA tgAACTCTTGGAGAAGTTGTGTCTTTCATTGTATGATGTCCTGAGGCCAATGATCATCCATGTTATTCATTTAGAGACACTTTCTGAGCTCTGTGGGATTCTCAAAAATGAGATGCTTGAGGATCATGTACAGAACAATG CTGAACAACTGGGTGCATTTGCAGCTGGTGTCAAGCAGATGTTGGAAGATGTACAAGAGCGCCTTGTCTATAGGACACACATTTACATTCAGACTGACATCACCGGCTACAAGCCTGCGCCGGGCGACCTCGCCTATCCTGACAAGCTGGAAATGATGGAG CAAATTGCACAGAGTTTGAAAGAGGAACAGAAGAAGCTGCCATCTGAAGTTTCATTTTCAGATGTCCGGCTAGAAGATCCTGAGTCCTGCAGCTTAGTTAAATCTG GTTCAGCTGAATCCCTTAATCCCAGGCATCAGAGCACGATTTCACCTGCAGATCTGCATGGAATGTGGTATCCTACTGTCAGAAGGACTCTAGTGTGTCTCTCCAAACTGTACAGATGTATAGAT AGGGCAGTGTTTCAGGGATTATCACAAGAGGCCTTATCTGCCTGCATCCAGtcgctgctgggagctgctgattCCATAAGCAAAAACAAG ACCCAGGTCGATGGACAGCTTTTCTTAATAAAACACCTTCTGATTCTTCGTGAACAAATTGCTCCTTTCCACACTGATTTCACCATTAAGGAAATTTCCCTGGACCTTAAGAAAACTAGAG ATGCAGCATTTAAAATCCTGAATCCTAAGGCAGTTTCAAGATTTTTTAGACTGAACAGCAACAATGCCTTGATACAGTTCTTACTGGAG GGTACTCCAGAAATCAGAGAACATTATATTGACTCCAAGAAAGACGTAGATCGTCATCTGAAATCAGCTTGTGAGCAGTTTATTCAGCAGCAAACCAAACAGTTTATAGACCAGCTGGAGGAGTTCATGACAAAG GtagctgctttaaaaacaatGGCCACTCAAGGAGGTCCCAATTACAGCCTTTCACAGCAACCTTGGGCACAACCAG cAAAGATCAACGATCTGGTCTCTTCCActtacaagacaataaaaacaaaGTTGCCATCAACTTTACGAAGCATGTCCTTATACTTGTCCAATAAAGATACAGAATTAATTCTGTTTAAGCCAGTCAGG aataaCATTCAGCAAATGTTCCAGAAACTCCATGCTCTGTTAAAGGAAGAATTTAGTAATGAAGACCTCCAGATCATAGCTTGTCCTTCAATGGAACAG GTGAACTTGCTGTTGTCGATGTCCAAGTAG
- the COG3 gene encoding conserved oligomeric Golgi complex subunit 3 isoform X3, giving the protein MKELKQHNRQMRDYLSGFQEQCDAILNDVNSALQHLESLQKQYLFVSTKTGTLHEACEQLLKEQSELVDLAENIQQKLSYFNELENINTKLNSPTLSVNSEGFIPMLAKLDDCIAYISSHPNFKDYPVYLTKFKQCLSKAMHLIKTYTVNTLQNLTTQLMKRDPSAVPNSDNAFTLFYVKFRAAAPKVRTLIEQVEQRSEKMPEYQQVLNEIHQCYLDQRELLLGPSIASTVTELTSQNNRDHCALVRSGCAFMVHVCQDEHQLYNEFFTKPTPKLDELLEKLCLSLYDVLRPMIIHVIHLETLSELCGILKNEMLEDHVQNNAEQLGAFAAGVKQMLEDVQERLVYRTHIYIQTDITGYKPAPGDLAYPDKLEMMEQIAQSLKEEQKKLPSEVSFSDVRLEDPESCSLVKSGSAESLNPRHQSTISPADLHGMWYPTVRRTLVCLSKLYRCIDRAVFQGLSQEALSACIQSLLGAADSISKNKTQVDGQLFLIKHLLILREQIAPFHTDFTIKEISLDLKKTRDAAFKILNPKAVSRFFRLNSNNALIQFLLEGTPEIREHYIDSKKDVDRHLKSACEQFIQQQTKQFIDQLEEFMTKVAALKTMATQGGPNYSLSQQPWAQPAKINDLVSSTYKTIKTKLPSTLRSMSLYLSNKDTELILFKPVRNNIQQMFQKLHALLKEEFSNEDLQIIACPSMEQVNLLLSMSK; this is encoded by the exons ATGAAAGAATTGAAACAGCACAACAG ACAGATGAGGGATTACTTGTCTGGCTTTCAGGAGCAGTGTGATGCTATCTTGAATGATGTGAATAGTGCCCTTCAGCACCTGGAGTCACTGCAAAAACAGTATCTTTTTGTGTCCACAAAGACAGGAACACTGCATGAGGCCTGTGaacagcttttgaaagagcag TCAGAACTTGTTGACCTGGCTGAAAACATCCAGCAGAAACTTTCTTACTTTAATGAGCTGGAAAATATCAACACT aaaCTGAATTCCCCTACGCtgtctgtgaacagtgaaggatTCATTCCCATGCTGGCTAAGCTTGATGATTGTATTGCATATATTTCATCACAT ccaaATTTTAAGGACTATCCTGTATATTTGACAAAGTTTAAACAATGCCTTTCTAAAGCTATGCACCTTATCAAGACATACACTGTGAATACACTACAGAACCTCACAACGCAGTTAATGAAAAGG GATCCTTCAGCTGTGCCAAATTCTGACAATGCCTTCACGCTGTTCTATGTGAaattcagagcagctgctcccaaagtCAGA aCTCTTATTGAACAAGTAGAGCAAAGATCTGAAAAAATGCCAGA GTATCAGCAAGTTCTCAATGAAATCCATCAATGTTACCTCGACCAGCGGGAGCTTTTGCTTGGTCCAAGTATCGCTAGCACTGTTACAGAATTAACCAGCCAGAATAACAGAGATCATTGTGCTCTG GTACGAAGTGGTTGTGCCTTTATGGTCCATGTATGCCAGGATGAACACCAGCTTTACAATGAGTTCTTCACAAAACCAACACCAAAACTGGA tgAACTCTTGGAGAAGTTGTGTCTTTCATTGTATGATGTCCTGAGGCCAATGATCATCCATGTTATTCATTTAGAGACACTTTCTGAGCTCTGTGGGATTCTCAAAAATGAGATGCTTGAGGATCATGTACAGAACAATG CTGAACAACTGGGTGCATTTGCAGCTGGTGTCAAGCAGATGTTGGAAGATGTACAAGAGCGCCTTGTCTATAGGACACACATTTACATTCAGACTGACATCACCGGCTACAAGCCTGCGCCGGGCGACCTCGCCTATCCTGACAAGCTGGAAATGATGGAG CAAATTGCACAGAGTTTGAAAGAGGAACAGAAGAAGCTGCCATCTGAAGTTTCATTTTCAGATGTCCGGCTAGAAGATCCTGAGTCCTGCAGCTTAGTTAAATCTG GTTCAGCTGAATCCCTTAATCCCAGGCATCAGAGCACGATTTCACCTGCAGATCTGCATGGAATGTGGTATCCTACTGTCAGAAGGACTCTAGTGTGTCTCTCCAAACTGTACAGATGTATAGAT AGGGCAGTGTTTCAGGGATTATCACAAGAGGCCTTATCTGCCTGCATCCAGtcgctgctgggagctgctgattCCATAAGCAAAAACAAG ACCCAGGTCGATGGACAGCTTTTCTTAATAAAACACCTTCTGATTCTTCGTGAACAAATTGCTCCTTTCCACACTGATTTCACCATTAAGGAAATTTCCCTGGACCTTAAGAAAACTAGAG ATGCAGCATTTAAAATCCTGAATCCTAAGGCAGTTTCAAGATTTTTTAGACTGAACAGCAACAATGCCTTGATACAGTTCTTACTGGAG GGTACTCCAGAAATCAGAGAACATTATATTGACTCCAAGAAAGACGTAGATCGTCATCTGAAATCAGCTTGTGAGCAGTTTATTCAGCAGCAAACCAAACAGTTTATAGACCAGCTGGAGGAGTTCATGACAAAG GtagctgctttaaaaacaatGGCCACTCAAGGAGGTCCCAATTACAGCCTTTCACAGCAACCTTGGGCACAACCAG cAAAGATCAACGATCTGGTCTCTTCCActtacaagacaataaaaacaaaGTTGCCATCAACTTTACGAAGCATGTCCTTATACTTGTCCAATAAAGATACAGAATTAATTCTGTTTAAGCCAGTCAGG aataaCATTCAGCAAATGTTCCAGAAACTCCATGCTCTGTTAAAGGAAGAATTTAGTAATGAAGACCTCCAGATCATAGCTTGTCCTTCAATGGAACAG GTGAACTTGCTGTTGTCGATGTCCAAGTAG
- the COG3 gene encoding conserved oligomeric Golgi complex subunit 3 isoform X2, with product MQEPPPAEPPPAGRDVRDRLSLWDRRPQPTAPLSDRQTDSVLELKAAAENLPVPAELPIEDLCSLTSQSLPVLLTAAVPESTEDVLLKGFATLGMEDERIETAQQSELVDLAENIQQKLSYFNELENINTKLNSPTLSVNSEGFIPMLAKLDDCIAYISSHPNFKDYPVYLTKFKQCLSKAMHLIKTYTVNTLQNLTTQLMKRDPSAVPNSDNAFTLFYVKFRAAAPKVRTLIEQVEQRSEKMPEYQQVLNEIHQCYLDQRELLLGPSIASTVTELTSQNNRDHCALVRSGCAFMVHVCQDEHQLYNEFFTKPTPKLDELLEKLCLSLYDVLRPMIIHVIHLETLSELCGILKNEMLEDHVQNNAEQLGAFAAGVKQMLEDVQERLVYRTHIYIQTDITGYKPAPGDLAYPDKLEMMEQIAQSLKEEQKKLPSEVSFSDVRLEDPESCSLVKSGSAESLNPRHQSTISPADLHGMWYPTVRRTLVCLSKLYRCIDRAVFQGLSQEALSACIQSLLGAADSISKNKTQVDGQLFLIKHLLILREQIAPFHTDFTIKEISLDLKKTRDAAFKILNPKAVSRFFRLNSNNALIQFLLEGTPEIREHYIDSKKDVDRHLKSACEQFIQQQTKQFIDQLEEFMTKVAALKTMATQGGPNYSLSQQPWAQPAKINDLVSSTYKTIKTKLPSTLRSMSLYLSNKDTELILFKPVRNNIQQMFQKLHALLKEEFSNEDLQIIACPSMEQVNLLLSMSK from the exons ATGCAggagccgccgcccgccgaGCCGCCGCCCGCGGGCAGGGACGTGCGGGACCGCCTCAGTCTCTGGGACCGCCGCCCGCAGCCCACCGCGCCGCTCAGCGACCGCCAGACCGACTCGGTGCTGGAGCTGAAGGCGGCGGCCGAGAACCTGCCGGTGCCTGCCGAG CTGCCCATTGAGGACTTGTGCAGCCTGACGTCCCAGtcgctgcctgtgctgctgacagctgcGGTGCCAGAATCCACAGAGGATGTCCTTTTGAAAGGATTTGCAACACTAGGGATGGAGGATGAAAGAATTGAAACAGCACAACAG TCAGAACTTGTTGACCTGGCTGAAAACATCCAGCAGAAACTTTCTTACTTTAATGAGCTGGAAAATATCAACACT aaaCTGAATTCCCCTACGCtgtctgtgaacagtgaaggatTCATTCCCATGCTGGCTAAGCTTGATGATTGTATTGCATATATTTCATCACAT ccaaATTTTAAGGACTATCCTGTATATTTGACAAAGTTTAAACAATGCCTTTCTAAAGCTATGCACCTTATCAAGACATACACTGTGAATACACTACAGAACCTCACAACGCAGTTAATGAAAAGG GATCCTTCAGCTGTGCCAAATTCTGACAATGCCTTCACGCTGTTCTATGTGAaattcagagcagctgctcccaaagtCAGA aCTCTTATTGAACAAGTAGAGCAAAGATCTGAAAAAATGCCAGA GTATCAGCAAGTTCTCAATGAAATCCATCAATGTTACCTCGACCAGCGGGAGCTTTTGCTTGGTCCAAGTATCGCTAGCACTGTTACAGAATTAACCAGCCAGAATAACAGAGATCATTGTGCTCTG GTACGAAGTGGTTGTGCCTTTATGGTCCATGTATGCCAGGATGAACACCAGCTTTACAATGAGTTCTTCACAAAACCAACACCAAAACTGGA tgAACTCTTGGAGAAGTTGTGTCTTTCATTGTATGATGTCCTGAGGCCAATGATCATCCATGTTATTCATTTAGAGACACTTTCTGAGCTCTGTGGGATTCTCAAAAATGAGATGCTTGAGGATCATGTACAGAACAATG CTGAACAACTGGGTGCATTTGCAGCTGGTGTCAAGCAGATGTTGGAAGATGTACAAGAGCGCCTTGTCTATAGGACACACATTTACATTCAGACTGACATCACCGGCTACAAGCCTGCGCCGGGCGACCTCGCCTATCCTGACAAGCTGGAAATGATGGAG CAAATTGCACAGAGTTTGAAAGAGGAACAGAAGAAGCTGCCATCTGAAGTTTCATTTTCAGATGTCCGGCTAGAAGATCCTGAGTCCTGCAGCTTAGTTAAATCTG GTTCAGCTGAATCCCTTAATCCCAGGCATCAGAGCACGATTTCACCTGCAGATCTGCATGGAATGTGGTATCCTACTGTCAGAAGGACTCTAGTGTGTCTCTCCAAACTGTACAGATGTATAGAT AGGGCAGTGTTTCAGGGATTATCACAAGAGGCCTTATCTGCCTGCATCCAGtcgctgctgggagctgctgattCCATAAGCAAAAACAAG ACCCAGGTCGATGGACAGCTTTTCTTAATAAAACACCTTCTGATTCTTCGTGAACAAATTGCTCCTTTCCACACTGATTTCACCATTAAGGAAATTTCCCTGGACCTTAAGAAAACTAGAG ATGCAGCATTTAAAATCCTGAATCCTAAGGCAGTTTCAAGATTTTTTAGACTGAACAGCAACAATGCCTTGATACAGTTCTTACTGGAG GGTACTCCAGAAATCAGAGAACATTATATTGACTCCAAGAAAGACGTAGATCGTCATCTGAAATCAGCTTGTGAGCAGTTTATTCAGCAGCAAACCAAACAGTTTATAGACCAGCTGGAGGAGTTCATGACAAAG GtagctgctttaaaaacaatGGCCACTCAAGGAGGTCCCAATTACAGCCTTTCACAGCAACCTTGGGCACAACCAG cAAAGATCAACGATCTGGTCTCTTCCActtacaagacaataaaaacaaaGTTGCCATCAACTTTACGAAGCATGTCCTTATACTTGTCCAATAAAGATACAGAATTAATTCTGTTTAAGCCAGTCAGG aataaCATTCAGCAAATGTTCCAGAAACTCCATGCTCTGTTAAAGGAAGAATTTAGTAATGAAGACCTCCAGATCATAGCTTGTCCTTCAATGGAACAG GTGAACTTGCTGTTGTCGATGTCCAAGTAG
- the COG3 gene encoding conserved oligomeric Golgi complex subunit 3 isoform X4 → MRDYLSGFQEQCDAILNDVNSALQHLESLQKQYLFVSTKTGTLHEACEQLLKEQSELVDLAENIQQKLSYFNELENINTKLNSPTLSVNSEGFIPMLAKLDDCIAYISSHPNFKDYPVYLTKFKQCLSKAMHLIKTYTVNTLQNLTTQLMKRDPSAVPNSDNAFTLFYVKFRAAAPKVRTLIEQVEQRSEKMPEYQQVLNEIHQCYLDQRELLLGPSIASTVTELTSQNNRDHCALVRSGCAFMVHVCQDEHQLYNEFFTKPTPKLDELLEKLCLSLYDVLRPMIIHVIHLETLSELCGILKNEMLEDHVQNNAEQLGAFAAGVKQMLEDVQERLVYRTHIYIQTDITGYKPAPGDLAYPDKLEMMEQIAQSLKEEQKKLPSEVSFSDVRLEDPESCSLVKSGSAESLNPRHQSTISPADLHGMWYPTVRRTLVCLSKLYRCIDRAVFQGLSQEALSACIQSLLGAADSISKNKTQVDGQLFLIKHLLILREQIAPFHTDFTIKEISLDLKKTRDAAFKILNPKAVSRFFRLNSNNALIQFLLEGTPEIREHYIDSKKDVDRHLKSACEQFIQQQTKQFIDQLEEFMTKVAALKTMATQGGPNYSLSQQPWAQPAKINDLVSSTYKTIKTKLPSTLRSMSLYLSNKDTELILFKPVRNNIQQMFQKLHALLKEEFSNEDLQIIACPSMEQVNLLLSMSK, encoded by the exons ATGAGGGATTACTTGTCTGGCTTTCAGGAGCAGTGTGATGCTATCTTGAATGATGTGAATAGTGCCCTTCAGCACCTGGAGTCACTGCAAAAACAGTATCTTTTTGTGTCCACAAAGACAGGAACACTGCATGAGGCCTGTGaacagcttttgaaagagcag TCAGAACTTGTTGACCTGGCTGAAAACATCCAGCAGAAACTTTCTTACTTTAATGAGCTGGAAAATATCAACACT aaaCTGAATTCCCCTACGCtgtctgtgaacagtgaaggatTCATTCCCATGCTGGCTAAGCTTGATGATTGTATTGCATATATTTCATCACAT ccaaATTTTAAGGACTATCCTGTATATTTGACAAAGTTTAAACAATGCCTTTCTAAAGCTATGCACCTTATCAAGACATACACTGTGAATACACTACAGAACCTCACAACGCAGTTAATGAAAAGG GATCCTTCAGCTGTGCCAAATTCTGACAATGCCTTCACGCTGTTCTATGTGAaattcagagcagctgctcccaaagtCAGA aCTCTTATTGAACAAGTAGAGCAAAGATCTGAAAAAATGCCAGA GTATCAGCAAGTTCTCAATGAAATCCATCAATGTTACCTCGACCAGCGGGAGCTTTTGCTTGGTCCAAGTATCGCTAGCACTGTTACAGAATTAACCAGCCAGAATAACAGAGATCATTGTGCTCTG GTACGAAGTGGTTGTGCCTTTATGGTCCATGTATGCCAGGATGAACACCAGCTTTACAATGAGTTCTTCACAAAACCAACACCAAAACTGGA tgAACTCTTGGAGAAGTTGTGTCTTTCATTGTATGATGTCCTGAGGCCAATGATCATCCATGTTATTCATTTAGAGACACTTTCTGAGCTCTGTGGGATTCTCAAAAATGAGATGCTTGAGGATCATGTACAGAACAATG CTGAACAACTGGGTGCATTTGCAGCTGGTGTCAAGCAGATGTTGGAAGATGTACAAGAGCGCCTTGTCTATAGGACACACATTTACATTCAGACTGACATCACCGGCTACAAGCCTGCGCCGGGCGACCTCGCCTATCCTGACAAGCTGGAAATGATGGAG CAAATTGCACAGAGTTTGAAAGAGGAACAGAAGAAGCTGCCATCTGAAGTTTCATTTTCAGATGTCCGGCTAGAAGATCCTGAGTCCTGCAGCTTAGTTAAATCTG GTTCAGCTGAATCCCTTAATCCCAGGCATCAGAGCACGATTTCACCTGCAGATCTGCATGGAATGTGGTATCCTACTGTCAGAAGGACTCTAGTGTGTCTCTCCAAACTGTACAGATGTATAGAT AGGGCAGTGTTTCAGGGATTATCACAAGAGGCCTTATCTGCCTGCATCCAGtcgctgctgggagctgctgattCCATAAGCAAAAACAAG ACCCAGGTCGATGGACAGCTTTTCTTAATAAAACACCTTCTGATTCTTCGTGAACAAATTGCTCCTTTCCACACTGATTTCACCATTAAGGAAATTTCCCTGGACCTTAAGAAAACTAGAG ATGCAGCATTTAAAATCCTGAATCCTAAGGCAGTTTCAAGATTTTTTAGACTGAACAGCAACAATGCCTTGATACAGTTCTTACTGGAG GGTACTCCAGAAATCAGAGAACATTATATTGACTCCAAGAAAGACGTAGATCGTCATCTGAAATCAGCTTGTGAGCAGTTTATTCAGCAGCAAACCAAACAGTTTATAGACCAGCTGGAGGAGTTCATGACAAAG GtagctgctttaaaaacaatGGCCACTCAAGGAGGTCCCAATTACAGCCTTTCACAGCAACCTTGGGCACAACCAG cAAAGATCAACGATCTGGTCTCTTCCActtacaagacaataaaaacaaaGTTGCCATCAACTTTACGAAGCATGTCCTTATACTTGTCCAATAAAGATACAGAATTAATTCTGTTTAAGCCAGTCAGG aataaCATTCAGCAAATGTTCCAGAAACTCCATGCTCTGTTAAAGGAAGAATTTAGTAATGAAGACCTCCAGATCATAGCTTGTCCTTCAATGGAACAG GTGAACTTGCTGTTGTCGATGTCCAAGTAG